One genomic segment of Streptomyces niveus includes these proteins:
- the nadD gene encoding nicotinate-nucleotide adenylyltransferase, translating to MGEQEAPAAGAKGGARRRLGVMGGTFDPIHHGHLVAASEVAALFDLDEVVFVPTGQPWQKSQSAVSPAEDRYLMTVIATASNPQFSVSRIDIDRGGKTYTTDTLRDLHSLHGDADLFFITGADALSQILSWRDAEELFALAHFIGVTRPGHDLTDDGLPKGGVSLVEVPALAISSTDCRGRVAQGDPVWYLVPDGVVRYIDKRQLYRGE from the coding sequence ATGGGAGAGCAGGAAGCGCCGGCCGCCGGCGCGAAAGGCGGCGCGAGGCGCCGTCTCGGCGTGATGGGCGGGACGTTCGACCCGATCCACCACGGGCACCTGGTGGCGGCCAGCGAGGTGGCCGCGCTGTTCGACCTCGACGAGGTGGTGTTCGTACCGACGGGACAGCCGTGGCAGAAGAGCCAGTCGGCGGTCTCTCCGGCGGAGGACCGCTATCTGATGACGGTCATCGCGACGGCCTCCAACCCGCAGTTCTCGGTCAGCCGTATCGACATCGACCGTGGCGGCAAGACCTACACCACCGATACGCTGCGGGATCTGCACTCCCTGCACGGCGACGCGGATCTCTTCTTCATCACCGGGGCGGACGCGCTGTCCCAGATCCTCAGCTGGCGGGACGCCGAAGAGCTGTTCGCGCTGGCCCACTTCATCGGTGTCACCCGGCCCGGACACGATCTGACGGACGACGGACTGCCCAAGGGCGGCGTCTCGTTGGTGGAGGTGCCCGCGCTCGCGATCTCGTCGACCGACTGCCGGGGAAGGGTCGCGCAGGGCGATCCGGTCTGGTATCTGGTGCCGGACGGTGTGGTGCGCTACATCGACAAGCGCCAGTTGTACCGCGGCGAATGA